The Phoenix dactylifera cultivar Barhee BC4 chromosome 9, palm_55x_up_171113_PBpolish2nd_filt_p, whole genome shotgun sequence genome window below encodes:
- the LOC103709583 gene encoding uncharacterized protein LOC103709583: MERWVPLLQIFLRSPSPEGEASLWFQNQNHRRRHHRSQPHAPPLPPSTSSFLSLLLAPTSALQLKAPTASSSPERHELIWIQILPPTLQSRILSFLAVENHRFCRRRLRSLAAHILGSNTPASPDFWVRKAALNLLDAVSSSDPTPLEPLLPEQHLQQASEEEEDFYALPQWLKDSASAANPLLPWLPLPVGPSPKTARRAFGLFSDDKKETIDLVTEQEEEQEQVRQNREPESSSSSASPLPPLDPQIHNRASALKSDLLASDSASEAIRLAREIRQLCLDSGAGNQLTVLGLTEPWEADDLTVSLLLSHLAGEDGLNFVGWPSHVLCSVSLPKLLVLRSTASRVLLSATIGFCKLHPTAAVEALLLPLALRKEGINVMICDAMTRILRECLHPSHVSAFCQRLLCGESKDRRPVCLPCHRELIFDELVWTEPLFMLFQHILNWDVPLTPDTTDRLVSLIDEVAGKFSTSLKFGNFMLGLVTKCGRASSIHRVLLERAAGKTDTFVTKSILSKLAGKDQEAASCFPVGGTQIHCGVHPREF; encoded by the coding sequence ATGGAGCGGTGGGTTCCCCTTCTCCAAATCTTCCTCCGCTCTCCCTCCCCCGAGGGAGAAGCCTCTCTTTGGTTCCAGAACCAAAaccaccgccgccgccaccaccgCTCCCAGCCGCACGCTCCGCCACTTCCTCCTTCCACCTCCTCATTCCTCTCTCTTCTACTCGCTCCCACTTCCGCTCTCCAACTCAAAGCAcctacggcctcttcctcccCAGAACGCCACGAACtcatctggatccaaatccttcCTCCCACCCTCCAATCCCGCATCCTCTCTTTCCTGGCCGTCGAGAACCACCGCTtctgccgccgccgcctccgctccCTCGCCGCCCACATTCTCGGTTCCAACACCCCCGCCTCCCCTGACTTCTGGGTCCGAAAGGCCGCCCTTAACCTGCTCGACGCCGTGTCCTCTTCCGATCCGACTCCCTTGGAACCACTGCTCCCGGAGCAGCATCTGCAACAGGcctcagaagaagaagaagatttttaTGCTCTGCCACAATGGCTAAAGGATTCCGCCTCCGCCGCCAATCCTCTCCTTCCTTGGCTTCCTCTTCCCGTCGGCCCATCGCCGAAGACTGCTCGTCGGGCTTTTGGGCTCTTTTCTGACGACAAAAAAGAAACCATAGACTTAGTTACCGAGCAAGAGGAAGAACAAGAACAAGTTCGACAAAATCGCGAACCCGAGTCATCTTCATCGTCagcttctcctcttcctcctcttgatcCTCAGATTCACAACCGGGCATCCGCTTTAAAATCCGACCTTTTAGCGTCGGATTCCGCGTCAGAAGCCATACGACTGGCCCGCGAAATCCGGCAGCTCTGCTTGGACTCCGGAGCCGGGAATCAGCTTACTGTTCTGGGCCTGACCGAACCATGGGAAGCTGATGATTTAACTGTATCGCTCCTCCTATCACATCTTGCGGGCGAAGACGGCTTAAACTTTGTTGGATGGCCAAGCCATGTTCTATGCTCCGTTTCCCTTCCCAAGCTGCTGGTCCTCCGGAGCACAGCTTCCCGTGTTCTGCTATCGGCAACAATTGGCTTCTGCAAGCTCCATCCAACAGCTGCCGTGGAGGCTCTTCTCCTCCCGCTGGCCCTTCGCAAGGAAGGAATCAATGTCATGATCTGTGATGCAATGACTAGAATTCTGAGAGAATGCTTGCATCCGTCTCATGTTTCAGCCTTCTGCCAGAGGCTGCTCTGTGGAGAATCTAAGGATAGGAGGCCGGTCTGCCTGCCCTGCCACCGGGAGTTGATATTTGATGAGTTGGTATGGACGGAGCCGCTGTTTATGCTGTTCCAGCATATACTGAATTGGGACGTTCCCTTGACGCCAGATACTACCGACCGGCTCGTGTCCCTGATTGATGAAGTGGCTGGCAAATTCTCGACATCGCTGAAGTTTGGGAACTTCATGTTAGGTCTTGTGACCAAGTGTGGACGTGCATCGAGCATTCACAGGGTTTTGTTGGAGAGAGCGGCTGGGAAGACTGACACCTTCGTGACCAAATCTATATTATCAAAATTGGCTG